The following coding sequences lie in one Deltaproteobacteria bacterium genomic window:
- a CDS encoding choice-of-anchor L domain-containing protein, which yields MPSAPPRRAAASSPTTHTGVAFGLLATLVGCGEPPTTFVGAPSNPEVTTTAGSSSSTTSPAVDSGEVDTSTAGDDGRESSSGPDPGEDGSSGGEPPECDDDRDCGGDRHCDVDNGTCHACITDAHCEAGEVCRAGGCTPGCSATQPCPAALACCDDACVDLLGDTANCGGCAVACAPSHAQGLCDGGVCMIASCDDGYDDCNDAANDGCEIAGTCMCTPGQAYACYTGALATQGVGVCADGQQTCNAEGTALGPCVGQVLPALEVCGNAADDDCDGSVDEDPDLDGDGWTACGGDCCDEVGVGCFAPTLVNPGAFEFAGNAVDDDCDGVVDNALAACDGGLASDSASAGDFAKAIDLCRVTTLAPAEPTDRTWGLISAELLRADGSPNPAAASRAIRPGFGTAITPHAGSALAMLSTGHAADPSDVSPGYAAFEPGTAMGTSSGMPADWLAAHGNVAPNAPGCPGAFVDTAYNPTMLQLVVRAPTNASSFSVRFFFLSSEYPEYVCSMYNDTFVALIDSSSGANPSDGNIATYDDGTDVWPIGVNILDAADGLFTACSNDDASQCMPPGSTHYAGCESTAELAGTGFDTVLWGSSCAYGGQIGGGTGWLRMRGNVVPGELVTLRFAIWDTGDEILDSLVLLDDFEWSVDASPPGVVPG from the coding sequence ATGCCGTCAGCCCCTCCGCGCCGCGCCGCTGCGTCGTCACCCACCACCCACACCGGCGTCGCGTTCGGACTGCTCGCCACACTGGTGGGCTGCGGCGAGCCGCCGACCACCTTCGTCGGCGCGCCGAGCAACCCCGAGGTCACCACCACCGCAGGTAGCTCGTCGAGCACCACGTCGCCCGCGGTCGACAGCGGCGAGGTCGATACATCCACCGCGGGCGACGACGGTCGCGAGAGCAGCAGCGGCCCCGACCCGGGCGAGGACGGCTCCAGCGGTGGCGAGCCGCCCGAGTGCGACGACGACCGCGATTGCGGTGGCGATCGTCACTGCGACGTCGACAACGGCACCTGTCACGCGTGCATCACCGACGCACACTGCGAGGCGGGCGAGGTGTGTCGAGCCGGCGGCTGCACGCCCGGCTGCAGCGCGACCCAGCCCTGTCCCGCCGCGCTCGCGTGTTGTGACGATGCGTGCGTCGATCTGCTGGGCGACACGGCGAACTGCGGCGGCTGTGCGGTTGCGTGCGCGCCGAGCCACGCGCAGGGCCTCTGCGATGGCGGGGTCTGCATGATCGCGTCGTGCGACGACGGCTACGACGACTGCAATGACGCCGCCAACGACGGCTGCGAGATCGCCGGTACCTGCATGTGCACGCCGGGCCAAGCCTACGCCTGCTACACCGGCGCGCTCGCGACCCAGGGCGTCGGCGTGTGCGCGGACGGTCAGCAGACCTGCAACGCCGAGGGCACCGCGCTGGGTCCTTGCGTCGGCCAGGTGTTGCCCGCACTCGAGGTCTGTGGCAACGCCGCCGATGACGATTGCGACGGTAGCGTCGACGAAGATCCCGATCTCGATGGCGACGGCTGGACGGCGTGCGGCGGTGACTGCTGCGACGAGGTCGGCGTCGGTTGCTTCGCGCCGACGTTGGTCAACCCCGGTGCCTTCGAGTTCGCCGGCAACGCGGTCGACGATGACTGCGATGGCGTCGTCGACAACGCGCTCGCGGCCTGTGATGGCGGGCTGGCCAGCGACTCCGCGAGCGCGGGCGACTTCGCCAAGGCCATCGACCTCTGCCGCGTCACGACGCTGGCGCCGGCCGAGCCCACCGATCGGACCTGGGGCTTGATCTCGGCCGAGTTGCTGCGCGCCGATGGCAGTCCGAATCCCGCCGCGGCGTCGCGAGCGATCCGTCCGGGGTTCGGCACTGCGATCACACCCCATGCTGGCAGCGCGCTGGCGATGTTGTCGACCGGCCACGCCGCCGATCCCAGCGACGTGAGTCCCGGCTACGCCGCCTTCGAGCCGGGCACCGCAATGGGCACGTCGAGCGGCATGCCGGCCGACTGGCTGGCGGCCCACGGCAACGTCGCGCCCAACGCCCCTGGTTGCCCAGGTGCGTTCGTCGATACCGCGTACAACCCCACGATGCTGCAGCTGGTCGTCCGCGCGCCGACCAATGCGAGCTCGTTCTCCGTGCGGTTCTTCTTCCTGTCGTCCGAGTACCCCGAGTACGTGTGCTCGATGTACAACGACACGTTCGTCGCACTGATCGACTCGAGCAGCGGCGCCAATCCCAGCGACGGCAACATCGCCACCTACGACGACGGCACCGACGTCTGGCCCATCGGCGTCAACATTCTCGACGCCGCAGACGGCCTCTTCACCGCGTGCAGCAACGACGACGCGTCGCAGTGCATGCCGCCGGGCAGCACCCACTACGCCGGCTGCGAGTCGACCGCCGAGCTCGCGGGCACCGGCTTCGACACCGTCTTGTGGGGCAGCAGCTGTGCGTACGGGGGCCAGATCGGCGGGGGTACCGGGTGGCTGCGCATGCGTGGCAACGTCGTGCCGGGTGAGCTCGTCACGCTCCGCTTCGCGATCTGGGACACCGGCGACGAGATCCTGGACTCGCTGGTGTTGCTCGACGACTTCGAGTGGTCGGTCGACGCCTCGCCACCGGGCGTGGTGCCCGGCTGA